Proteins found in one Sorghum bicolor cultivar BTx623 chromosome 1, Sorghum_bicolor_NCBIv3, whole genome shotgun sequence genomic segment:
- the LOC8085721 gene encoding psbP-like protein 1, chloroplastic produces MATAVPAASLRAPSSSPAAAARRLGAGAPSLRKRHCAVAPVAAACGPAPPRQLDNEEAACSGRRRVLVAGAAAFLSRPNPAAFAAEAKKGFLPVVDKKAGYSFLYPFGWEEVAVQGQDKVYKDVIEPLESVSVNSIPTSKEDIRDLGPPDKVAEALIKKVLAPPTQKTKLIEAKENDVDGRAYYTFEFTAQAPNYTRHALGAIVIANGKFYTLTTGANERRWEKMKDRLHTVVDSFKIENRI; encoded by the exons ATGGCCACGGCCGTGCCCGCCGCGTCCCTCCGCGCGCCGTCCTCCTCTCCAGCGGCCGCCGCACGCCGCCTTGGGGCCGGGGCCCCGTCGCTGCGCAAGCGGCATTGCGCCGTCGcgcccgtcgccgccgcctGTGGCCCCGCGCCGCCGCGGCAGCTCGACAACG AGGAGGCGGCTTGCTCCGGACGGCGGCGGGTGCTTGTGGCCGGTGCCGCCGCGTTCCTCTCCCGGCCTAATCCGGCGGCAT TCGCAGCAGAGGCTAAGAAAGGTTTCCTGCCTGTCGTCGACAAGAAGGCTGGCTACTCCTTCCTCTACCCGTTCGGATGGGAG GAAGTGGCTGTGCAAGGGCAAGACAAGGTGTACAAAGATGTGATAGAGCCTCTGGAGAGTGTGAGCGTCAACTCTATTCCAACTAGCAAGGAGGATATTCGTGATCTTGGACCTCCGGATAAG GTTGCCGAAGCTTTGATAAAAAAAGTTCTGGCACCGCCAACACAGAAGACAAAGTTAATTGAGGCGAAAGAG AATGATGTTGATGGGAGAGCTTACTACACTTTTGAGTTCACAGCTCAGGCTCCAAACTACACCAGACATGCACTTGGTGCTATTGTGATTGCAAATG GTAAATTTTACACATTGACCACTGGAGCAAACGAGAGAAGATGGGAAAAGATGAAGGATAGGCTGCATACTGTTGTCGATTCCTTCAAAATCGAAAATAGAATATGA